A window of Haliscomenobacter hydrossis DSM 1100 contains these coding sequences:
- a CDS encoding Lrp/AsnC family transcriptional regulator, which translates to MTELPYLDEHDRQILRALEQDGRRAYAQIAQDLGISNTMVHQRVSRLKDLGVLKQVSIILDEKKLGYEWSAFTGLVLREDSDSQQIIEELKRIPEVIECYYITGSYTLYIRIVATSSEHMRKLLYEKIDHIKGVIKTESLVDFGSAFKRNVPI; encoded by the coding sequence ATGACCGAATTACCCTACCTCGACGAACACGACCGCCAAATCCTCCGCGCCTTAGAGCAGGATGGCCGCCGGGCCTATGCCCAAATTGCCCAGGACCTCGGCATCTCCAACACCATGGTACACCAGCGGGTGAGCCGCCTCAAAGACCTGGGCGTGCTGAAACAGGTCAGCATCATCCTGGATGAAAAAAAGCTGGGCTACGAGTGGAGTGCCTTCACTGGCCTGGTACTGCGTGAAGACTCCGATTCCCAACAAATCATCGAAGAACTCAAACGTATCCCCGAAGTGATCGAGTGTTATTACATCACAGGCAGCTACACCTTGTACATCCGCATTGTGGCCACCAGTAGCGAACACATGCGCAAACTGCTCTACGAAAAAATCGACCACATCAAGGGCGTGATAAAAACGGAGTCGCTGGTGGATTTTGGGAGTGCGTTTAAGCGGAATGTGCCGATTTAG
- the rocD gene encoding ornithine--oxo-acid transaminase: MATMTATRSAALIAKEEQYGAHNYHPLEAVIERGSGVHVWDVAGKQYYDFLSAYSAVNQGHCHPRIIKALTDQAQKLTLISRAFYNSVLGPYEEFITQLFGYDKVLPMNTGVEAVETALKLCRKWAYQVKGIPANRAKILFASGNFHGRTLSVISGSSDPASRGGFGPYMPGFEMIEYNNLASLQAALEDPYVAGLLIEPIQGEAGVVVPEPGYLAEAFRLCREKQVLFIGDEIQTGIARTGKMLALDHYDIQPDILILGKALSGGVLPVSAVLANDEIMLCIRPGEHGSTFGGNPLACAVAREALQVVLDEKLADNAQRLGELFRSALNNIRQESDLITLVRGQGLLNAIVINTREDSDLAWNMCLRFRDKGLLAKPTHGNKIRLAPPLVMTEAQMWDCVGIIRETVLEF; the protein is encoded by the coding sequence ATGGCTACAATGACCGCCACCCGCAGCGCAGCGCTGATTGCAAAGGAAGAACAATACGGTGCCCACAACTACCACCCTTTGGAAGCCGTGATCGAACGCGGCAGCGGGGTACACGTATGGGATGTAGCCGGTAAACAATACTATGATTTCCTTTCGGCCTATTCCGCCGTCAATCAGGGCCATTGCCACCCGCGCATCATCAAAGCGCTGACCGATCAGGCCCAAAAACTGACCCTCATTTCGCGGGCTTTTTACAACTCGGTCTTGGGGCCGTACGAAGAATTCATCACCCAATTGTTTGGTTACGATAAGGTACTGCCCATGAACACGGGGGTAGAGGCCGTAGAAACCGCCCTCAAACTCTGCCGCAAATGGGCCTATCAGGTGAAAGGAATTCCTGCCAACCGCGCCAAAATCCTTTTTGCCAGCGGCAACTTCCACGGGCGTACCCTTTCCGTGATTTCAGGTTCGAGCGATCCCGCCAGTCGCGGCGGTTTTGGCCCCTATATGCCCGGTTTTGAGATGATTGAATACAACAACCTGGCCTCGCTGCAAGCTGCGCTCGAAGACCCCTACGTAGCGGGTTTGCTCATCGAACCCATTCAGGGCGAAGCGGGTGTAGTGGTGCCGGAGCCTGGCTACCTGGCGGAAGCCTTCCGCCTGTGCCGCGAAAAACAGGTGTTGTTCATTGGCGATGAAATCCAGACGGGCATTGCCCGCACGGGCAAAATGTTGGCCCTGGATCACTATGACATCCAGCCCGATATCCTCATCCTGGGCAAAGCCCTCTCGGGAGGCGTACTGCCCGTATCCGCCGTACTGGCCAACGACGAAATTATGCTGTGCATTCGCCCCGGTGAGCATGGTTCTACTTTTGGCGGCAACCCCCTGGCTTGCGCCGTGGCCCGCGAAGCACTACAGGTGGTGCTCGACGAAAAACTGGCCGACAACGCCCAACGCCTGGGTGAACTTTTCCGCAGCGCCCTCAACAACATCCGCCAGGAAAGTGACCTGATTACCCTGGTGCGCGGCCAGGGCCTGCTCAACGCCATTGTGATCAATACCCGGGAAGACTCTGACCTGGCCTGGAACATGTGCCTGCGCTTTCGCGACAAGGGCCTGCTGGCCAAACCTACCCACGGCAACAAGATCCGCCTCGCGCCTCCCCTGGTGATGACCGAAGCGCAAATGTGGGACTGCGTGGGGATCATCCGGGAAACGGTGCTGGAGTTCTAG
- the ltrA gene encoding group II intron reverse transcriptase/maturase has translation MEDQSKLRNKYQQKDGAEGQLPLFGKKKWELSDAERVFSLQCKLYQKAKQDKGYKFYVLYDKVFQKHMLSVAWKAVKANQGSPGIDGISINDIEQGGVENYLEELGEELRTKRYRTQAVKRVMIPKANGGERPLGIPTVRDRIVQTACKLLIEPIFEADFEESSYGFRPERSSGDALGAIKGYLQEGKSEVLDADLSKYFDTIPHDKLLIGLKERISDGRILDLIGQWLKAPIYEDGQFKGGKKNKVGTPQGGVISPLLANIYLNLLDRIVNNPKSLFYQGGVKIVRYADDFVLMGKQIGEQVKEQLKSLLSRMGLSLNEQKTRTVEAKAESFDFLGFTIRYDKDLWDRNKRYWNIIPSQKSEQKIRDKIDTYLEAHGHYKGEQVSEDLNKLLRGWLNYFDIKGVSYPAVSKRRLRHYLQERLNRYYNRKSQRKCRLYGQRAFEALVEKYGLIDPTKYTSGGVRL, from the coding sequence ATGGAAGACCAGTCAAAATTGAGAAATAAGTATCAACAGAAAGACGGAGCGGAGGGACAACTGCCACTATTCGGGAAGAAGAAATGGGAGTTGAGCGATGCGGAAAGGGTATTTTCGTTACAATGCAAGCTATACCAAAAAGCCAAGCAGGACAAGGGGTATAAGTTTTACGTGTTATACGACAAGGTGTTTCAAAAACATATGTTGAGCGTTGCATGGAAGGCAGTAAAAGCGAACCAAGGCTCCCCCGGCATAGACGGGATCAGCATAAATGATATTGAGCAAGGCGGCGTAGAGAACTATTTGGAGGAACTAGGGGAGGAACTAAGGACGAAGCGCTACCGGACGCAAGCAGTAAAACGGGTAATGATCCCGAAAGCGAACGGAGGAGAACGTCCATTGGGGATACCGACGGTTAGAGACCGGATAGTACAGACAGCATGTAAACTACTAATAGAACCGATCTTTGAAGCGGACTTTGAGGAAAGTTCCTATGGGTTCCGCCCAGAACGCAGTTCTGGGGATGCACTAGGAGCGATCAAGGGTTATCTACAGGAAGGGAAGAGTGAAGTATTGGATGCGGACTTGAGTAAATACTTTGATACGATACCACACGATAAACTGCTGATAGGGCTAAAAGAGCGGATCAGTGACGGACGGATATTGGACTTAATCGGTCAATGGTTGAAAGCGCCGATATACGAGGACGGACAGTTTAAAGGGGGCAAGAAGAACAAAGTAGGGACACCACAAGGGGGCGTGATCTCGCCCTTACTGGCCAATATATACCTGAACCTATTAGATCGGATCGTGAACAATCCGAAGAGTTTGTTTTACCAAGGTGGAGTGAAGATAGTACGGTATGCAGATGATTTTGTGTTAATGGGCAAACAGATCGGAGAACAAGTGAAGGAGCAGCTCAAAAGCTTGCTAAGTCGAATGGGATTAAGCTTGAATGAGCAGAAAACCCGAACGGTGGAAGCAAAAGCGGAGAGCTTTGACTTTTTAGGGTTCACCATCCGCTACGACAAGGATTTATGGGATCGTAACAAACGCTACTGGAACATCATTCCAAGTCAGAAATCGGAGCAAAAGATCCGAGACAAGATTGATACATATCTTGAAGCACATGGTCACTACAAGGGAGAACAAGTGAGCGAAGACCTGAATAAGCTATTACGGGGATGGTTGAACTACTTTGACATCAAAGGGGTGAGCTATCCAGCGGTGAGCAAAAGACGGTTACGGCACTACCTGCAAGAGCGACTGAACCGTTACTATAACCGCAAGAGTCAACGGAAGTGTAGGCTTTATGGACAAAGAGCCTTTGAGGCATTAGTCGAAAAGTATGGACTAATCGACCCGACGAAATACACTTCCGGAGGAGTTCGCCTGTGA
- a CDS encoding ABC transporter permease: MQEHWDIVITPRKSLFALNLREVWNYRDLLSLFVRRDIVAQYKQTILGPLWYFIQPMLTTIMFTIVFGNLAGISTDGIPPMLFYLAGITNWNYFAECLNKTSTTFRDNQNLFGKVYFPRLVVPLSIVASNLVRYGIQMLLFVAFYIYFLSSGTAIAPNAAALLFPLLVVLLAGLGLGFGLIITALTTKYRDLVFLVQFGVQLAMYATPVIYPLSKIPAEYQWIALANPMTALIETFKYGLLGQGTFSWWGLGYSAAFTLVAVLLGTAIFNRTERTFMDTV, translated from the coding sequence ATGCAAGAACACTGGGACATCGTCATCACCCCCCGCAAATCCCTCTTTGCGCTCAACCTGCGTGAAGTCTGGAACTATCGCGATTTACTCAGTCTGTTTGTACGGCGCGACATCGTAGCCCAGTACAAACAAACCATCCTGGGGCCGCTGTGGTATTTCATCCAGCCCATGCTGACCACCATCATGTTCACCATCGTGTTTGGCAACCTGGCGGGTATCTCCACGGATGGCATCCCACCCATGTTGTTTTACCTGGCGGGCATCACCAACTGGAACTATTTTGCCGAATGCCTCAACAAAACGAGTACTACCTTTCGCGACAACCAAAACCTTTTTGGCAAGGTGTATTTCCCGCGCCTGGTGGTGCCCCTGAGCATTGTAGCCTCCAATCTGGTGCGCTACGGCATTCAGATGTTGTTGTTTGTGGCGTTTTATATCTACTTTTTGAGTAGCGGCACGGCCATCGCGCCCAATGCCGCCGCCCTGCTTTTCCCACTGCTGGTGGTTTTGCTGGCTGGATTGGGACTGGGTTTTGGCCTGATCATCACGGCCCTGACCACCAAGTACCGCGATCTGGTGTTCCTGGTGCAGTTTGGCGTACAACTGGCCATGTATGCCACACCGGTGATTTACCCGCTGAGCAAAATCCCCGCCGAATACCAGTGGATTGCCCTGGCCAACCCCATGACCGCCTTGATCGAAACCTTCAAATACGGCCTGCTCGGGCAGGGGACGTTTTCCTGGTGGGGACTGGGGTATAGTGCCGCGTTTACGCTGGTGGCAGTGCTGCTGGGTACGGCGATATTTAACCGGACGGAGCGGACGTTCATGGATACGGTGTAG
- a CDS encoding DUF4240 domain-containing protein, with protein MATSLHINLNALDESFIEELRQRYGAAEVEILLTETPQDGLTEDGFWQLIECLDWENEGDDDAVIEPLVQALANLPNANIHQFEDILAEKLWLLDTGEHAEASIRDQEKDYVSVDGFLYDRCCVVANGKELYEEVLHDPSKFPTGLSFERLLSVASLAYERKTGKAFVHIPRKSYETYSNEAGWEDAD; from the coding sequence ATGGCCACCTCGCTCCATATCAACCTCAATGCCTTAGACGAGTCCTTCATCGAAGAACTGCGGCAACGTTACGGGGCAGCCGAAGTAGAAATCCTGTTGACTGAAACGCCTCAAGATGGGCTAACCGAGGATGGTTTCTGGCAATTGATCGAATGCCTGGATTGGGAAAACGAAGGCGACGACGACGCCGTGATCGAACCCTTGGTGCAGGCTCTGGCCAATCTGCCCAATGCCAACATCCACCAGTTTGAAGACATTCTGGCTGAAAAACTCTGGCTCTTGGATACCGGCGAACACGCCGAGGCATCTATCCGCGATCAGGAAAAAGACTACGTGTCAGTAGATGGGTTCCTGTATGACCGCTGCTGTGTCGTCGCCAACGGCAAAGAACTTTACGAGGAGGTGTTGCATGATCCATCCAAATTTCCGACTGGTCTGTCCTTTGAGCGCTTGTTGTCGGTAGCTAGCCTGGCTTATGAACGAAAAACGGGGAAAGCCTTCGTCCATATTCCCCGGAAATCGTATGAAACGTATAGCAACGAAGCGGGTTGGGAAGATGCTGATTAA